From the genome of Sphingopyxis sp. DBS4:
GCGATCCGCGTCCACTTGCCCGTCTTCGCCGCTTCGGCGAGCACGGGGCGGATCGGAAAACCGCCGGCGCAGCGCGCGCCGCATCCCATCAAAAGGCTCACGCCGGCCGAAGGCGGCGCATCGACTTTCAGTTCGAGTTCCAGCGCGAGGTCGCCGTTCGCCTGGCGCGAGAGATCGACGGGCGTATCCTGGACGATCGCCGCGACCGCCGGCCCCGCGCCCGTCCAGCGCAGGCGCACCGAATCCTCCTGCGCGGCGCGATCGGCCGCGCGGGCTTCGATGAGGTCGGGGCCGGGATTGGTCGACAGCGCACCGGGCGCGCCGAGCAACAGACTCCGCCCTTTTCCCGGCTTGCCGGCCGCGAAGAGCAGGCCGGGATCGGCGGCCGCCGCATTCGCCCGCTCCTCGGGCACCGGAGCAAGGTCGCCCTTGTCGGCGAAAGTCAGCCCGAACCCATAGGGGAAAAGCGGATCATAATCGGCATCGCCGACATTGACGTCGGTCTGGTCGCTCGACCGCGGCCAGCTGTACGGCAGCTTCCCGCGAAAATCGGCTTTTCCGAACAGGACGTCGGCGACGCCGCCGCCCTCGGACCCCGGGAGCCAGGCCGCCACGAAGGCATCCGACGCGTTCAGGAACGGATTGACCCACATCGCCCGGCCCGAAAGGAACACCGCGACCGTCGGCACGCCCGCCGCCTTGAGCGACCGGAGAAGCGCCAGATTCTTCGCATCGTCATATCCGACATCGGGGCGGTCGCCCTGAAATTCGGCGTAGGGGTCCTCGCCAAAGACGACGATCGCGACGTCGGGTTTGCGCACATAATGGCCGTCGACCGCCAATGTCGCGGACCCGCCCGCCGCCCGCACGTCCGCGTCGATCCCTTCCCAGATCGATTGCGCGTTCGGAAAGTCGCTGCGTTTGGTGCCGGTGCCCTGCCAGCTCAGCGTCCAGCCGCCGGTCTGCTTGGTCAGATTGTCGGCGCCGTCGCCCGCCACCAGGACATTCGCGCCCGGCTTCAAGGGCAGGAGTCCGCCCGCGTTCTTGAGAAGGACGAGCGATTCGCGCACCGCTTCGCGCGCCAGCGCCCGATGCTCGCGGCTGCCGAGCAGGTCGAATTGCCCGCCGTAGGGCCGCGACGAAGGTTTTCCCGCCTCGAACAGGCCGGCGCGGACCTTCACGCGCAGGATGCGCCGCACCGCGTCGTCGAGCCGCGTCACCGGCAGCGTCCCGTCGCGCGCATGCGCCAGCGTCGTCCGATAGAGCTCCTTCCAGCTGTCGGGCGCCATATACATGTCGAGCCCCGCGATCGCCGATTGCGGGCAATCGGTCGTGGTACAGCCCGCGACCTGGCCATGGCCGTTCCAGTCGCCGACGAGGAAGCCGTCGAAGTTCCAGCGCTCCTTCATCACGCCGGTCAGCAGCGAGCCGTTGCCGTGCATCTTGGCGCCGTTCCAGCTCGAAAAGCTGACCATCACCGACTGGACGCCAGCGTCGAGCGCGGGAAGATAGGGCGGGCTGAACAGGTCGCGCAATTGCGCCTCGGGCATCCGGGCGTCGCCCTGATCCTTGCCGCCCGCCGTTCCGCCGTCGCCGAGGAAATGCTTGGCCGTCGCGATGATATGCGGGCCGCGCAGCCAGTCCTTGTCGCCGATCCGGCCCTGAAGCCCCTCGATCAGCGGGGCGGCATAGCTCGCCGCGATCTCGGGCGTTTCGCCGAAGCCTTCGTAGGTGCGCCCCCAGCGATCGTCGCGCACCACGGCCAGCGTCGGGGCGAAAGTCCAGTCGAGCCCGGTCAC
Proteins encoded in this window:
- a CDS encoding exo 1,3/1,4-beta-D-glucan glucohydrolase gives rise to the protein MHLPRGIAMALGATSLMAFASPFLAEIPAARAAVAEAGAGAAHPDMWPTRTATVARDPAVERRVDALIAAMSLEQKVGQIIQADIASVTPDDVYHYHLGSVLNGGNSDPGGRYNAPAKDWLAAADAFYAASMKPDGKLPRIPVMWGSDAVHGHNNVVGATLFPHNIGLGAARNPDLVRRIGAATAIEMRVTGLDWTFAPTLAVVRDDRWGRTYEGFGETPEIAASYAAPLIEGLQGRIGDKDWLRGPHIIATAKHFLGDGGTAGGKDQGDARMPEAQLRDLFSPPYLPALDAGVQSVMVSFSSWNGAKMHGNGSLLTGVMKERWNFDGFLVGDWNGHGQVAGCTTTDCPQSAIAGLDMYMAPDSWKELYRTTLAHARDGTLPVTRLDDAVRRILRVKVRAGLFEAGKPSSRPYGGQFDLLGSREHRALAREAVRESLVLLKNAGGLLPLKPGANVLVAGDGADNLTKQTGGWTLSWQGTGTKRSDFPNAQSIWEGIDADVRAAGGSATLAVDGHYVRKPDVAIVVFGEDPYAEFQGDRPDVGYDDAKNLALLRSLKAAGVPTVAVFLSGRAMWVNPFLNASDAFVAAWLPGSEGGGVADVLFGKADFRGKLPYSWPRSSDQTDVNVGDADYDPLFPYGFGLTFADKGDLAPVPEERANAAAADPGLLFAAGKPGKGRSLLLGAPGALSTNPGPDLIEARAADRAAQEDSVRLRWTGAGPAVAAIVQDTPVDLSRQANGDLALELELKVDAPPSAGVSLLMGCGARCAGGFPIRPVLAEAAKTGKWTRIAVPLRCFEKAGVDMTRVETPLSLATSGTLDLILSAARIVSPSGPQLACK